A single region of the Streptococcus sanguinis genome encodes:
- a CDS encoding alpha/beta hydrolase — protein sequence MNKSYFYLEMKTHELVVPYTKQKRRVRVLLPKNYSQDTNKTYPVVYFHDGQNVLYSKESFSGHSWKVIPTIKRNPDIEKMIVVAIDNDGQGRMNEYSAWKFQESNIPGIQFGGKGTEYAEFVMEVVKPFIDQHYRTKSDRLHTAMIGSSLGGNISQFIGVEYQDQIGCLGIFSSANWLHQEAFDRYIERKKLQADQRVFIYVGTEEADDTDKTLMAGNIKQAYIDSSLSYFRQLLVSGVDLSNIQIKIQSGAIHNEIAWAEHLPDCFRFISEKW from the coding sequence ATGAATAAATCCTATTTTTACCTTGAAATGAAGACACATGAGTTGGTCGTTCCTTATACTAAGCAAAAACGCCGTGTCCGCGTCTTGCTTCCAAAGAACTATAGTCAGGACACAAATAAGACGTATCCGGTCGTTTATTTTCACGACGGACAAAATGTTCTTTATAGCAAAGAGTCTTTCAGCGGCCATTCGTGGAAGGTGATTCCAACAATTAAGCGTAATCCAGATATTGAAAAAATGATTGTCGTGGCTATTGACAACGATGGCCAAGGGCGGATGAATGAGTATTCAGCTTGGAAGTTCCAAGAGTCCAATATTCCCGGTATTCAGTTTGGCGGCAAGGGAACAGAGTATGCGGAGTTTGTCATGGAAGTCGTCAAGCCTTTTATTGACCAGCATTATCGGACTAAGTCGGATCGGCTGCATACGGCTATGATTGGCTCTTCTCTTGGGGGAAATATCAGCCAGTTTATCGGTGTTGAATACCAAGATCAGATTGGCTGTCTGGGAATCTTTTCATCAGCAAATTGGCTGCATCAGGAAGCCTTTGACCGTTATATTGAGAGAAAAAAACTTCAGGCTGACCAGCGAGTTTTCATTTATGTTGGGACAGAAGAGGCTGATGATACAGATAAGACATTAATGGCTGGCAACATCAAGCAGGCCTATATTGATTCATCGCTCAGCTATTTCCGACAGTTGCTCGTGTCTGGGGTAGATTTGTCCAATATTCAGATTAAGATCCAGTCTGGAGCTATTCATAATGAAATCGCTTGGGCAGAGCACTTGCCAGACTGTTTCCGTTTTATCAGCGAGAAATGGTAA
- a CDS encoding esterase family protein, with product MHVEFLSHWSGNLGREMYINRYGHAGLPIIVFASSGGSHNEYADFGMIEACAGFIEAGKVQFFTLSSIDSESWLADWKHPHDRAEMHRAYERYVIEEAIPFVKHKTGWFDPMMTTGCSMGAYHAVNFFLQHPDVFNKVIALSGVYDARFFVGDNLNDEVIYQNSPADYIWNQNDGWFIDRYRQADIIVCTGLGDWEQDGLPSFYTLKEAFEHKNIPAWFAEWGHDVSHDWIWWRKQMPYFLNELNL from the coding sequence ATGCATGTAGAATTTTTAAGTCATTGGAGCGGCAATCTAGGCCGAGAAATGTATATCAATCGCTATGGCCATGCTGGGCTCCCGATTATAGTCTTTGCATCATCAGGCGGCAGCCATAATGAATATGCTGACTTTGGTATGATTGAGGCCTGTGCAGGTTTTATTGAGGCTGGTAAGGTCCAATTTTTCACTCTCAGCAGCATTGATAGCGAGAGCTGGTTGGCGGACTGGAAGCACCCACACGATCGAGCAGAAATGCATCGTGCCTATGAGCGTTATGTCATCGAGGAAGCTATTCCTTTCGTCAAGCATAAGACAGGCTGGTTTGACCCTATGATGACGACAGGCTGCTCCATGGGAGCTTATCATGCTGTTAATTTCTTCCTGCAGCATCCAGATGTTTTCAATAAAGTGATTGCCCTCAGTGGTGTCTATGATGCACGTTTCTTTGTTGGTGACAATTTGAATGACGAAGTCATTTATCAAAACTCTCCAGCAGACTATATCTGGAACCAAAATGATGGCTGGTTTATTGACCGCTATCGACAGGCCGATATTATCGTTTGTACTGGCTTGGGTGACTGGGAGCAGGATGGCCTGCCTTCCTTCTACACGCTGAAAGAAGCTTTTGAGCATAAGAATATTCCAGCTTGGTTTGCCGAATGGGGTCATGATGTTTCCCATGACTGGATTTGGTGGCGTAAGCAAATGCCTTATTTCCTCAATGAACTCAATCTTTAA
- a CDS encoding ATP-grasp domain-containing protein: MNYIVISPYYPQNFQQFTVELANKGITVLGIGQEPYDQLDQPLKDSLTEYFRVENLENLDEVKRAVAFLFYKHGPIDRIESHNEYWLELDAELREQFNVFGAKPKDLKKTKFKSEMKKLFKKAGVPVVPGQIVNTEAGADLAVKKLGLPLIAKPDNGVGAVATFKLETAEDVERFKQEWDHQTAYFFEKFVQSGEICTFDGLVDKDGQIVFATTFDYAHTPLDLMIYKMDNSYYVLKDMDPKLRAYGEAIVKTFGMKERFFHIEFFREGDDYVAIEYNNRPAGGFTIDVYNFAHSIDLYRGYAAIVAGEPFPAAHMEPLYCLATSRRASTNYAYPEADLLEKYRDNFKVKKDMPAAFAELQGDYLYMLTTPSREQMEQMIADFAKQAD, from the coding sequence ATGAATTATATCGTTATTTCTCCCTATTATCCACAAAATTTTCAGCAGTTTACAGTGGAGCTGGCTAACAAAGGAATCACTGTTCTGGGAATCGGTCAGGAGCCTTATGACCAGCTAGACCAGCCTTTGAAGGATTCATTGACCGAATATTTCAGAGTAGAAAATCTTGAAAACCTTGATGAAGTAAAAAGAGCGGTGGCCTTTCTTTTCTACAAGCATGGACCTATCGACCGGATTGAGTCACATAATGAATACTGGCTGGAACTTGACGCAGAGTTGCGTGAGCAATTCAATGTCTTTGGAGCAAAGCCAAAAGACTTGAAAAAGACCAAGTTCAAATCAGAAATGAAGAAACTCTTTAAAAAAGCAGGCGTTCCAGTGGTACCTGGTCAGATTGTCAATACAGAAGCAGGCGCTGATTTGGCTGTCAAGAAACTTGGTCTGCCTTTGATTGCTAAGCCTGATAATGGAGTAGGAGCAGTTGCAACCTTTAAATTAGAAACAGCAGAAGATGTCGAACGATTCAAGCAAGAATGGGATCATCAGACTGCTTATTTCTTTGAAAAGTTTGTCCAGTCTGGCGAAATCTGTACTTTTGACGGTTTGGTAGATAAGGATGGTCAGATCGTCTTTGCAACCACCTTTGACTATGCCCATACACCGCTGGATTTGATGATCTATAAGATGGACAATTCCTACTACGTTCTTAAGGATATGGATCCAAAACTGCGTGCTTATGGAGAAGCGATTGTCAAAACCTTCGGCATGAAAGAACGCTTTTTCCATATTGAGTTCTTCCGCGAAGGTGATGATTATGTAGCCATTGAGTACAATAACCGTCCAGCTGGCGGCTTTACCATTGATGTCTATAATTTCGCCCACTCAATCGATCTTTACAGAGGCTATGCAGCGATTGTAGCAGGAGAGCCTTTCCCAGCTGCTCACATGGAGCCACTGTATTGTTTGGCAACCTCGCGCCGTGCATCGACAAACTATGCTTACCCTGAGGCTGACTTGCTGGAGAAATACAGAGATAATTTCAAAGTTAAGAAAGACATGCCAGCCGCTTTTGCAGAGCTGCAAGGTGACTACCTCTATATGCTAACAACACCAAGCCGTGAGCAGATGGAGCAGATGATTGCAGATTTTGCTAAACAGGCGGACTAA
- a CDS encoding thiamine pyrophosphate-dependent dehydrogenase E1 component subunit alpha: MATLDKNLLLEMFRKMEEIRRMDLKIAQLVKKGKVPGMTHFSVGEEAANVGAMLALNKDDLLTSNHRGHGQAIAKGINLNEMMAEILGKYTGTCKGKGGSMHIADLDAGNLGANGIVGGGMGIAVGAALTQQMQKTGKIVVCFFGDGATNEGVFHEAVNMASIWNLPVIFYCINNGYGISADIKKMTNVEHIHERSAAYGIPGMFIEDGNNVLDVYEGFQKAVEHVRSGKGPVLIESVTYRWLGHSSSDPGKYRTREEVEEWKKKDPIENLRKYLLENKIASEEELEVIQAGVKETVEASVKFAEESPFPPLESAFEDIYAD; this comes from the coding sequence ATGGCAACTTTAGATAAAAATCTTTTGTTAGAGATGTTCCGTAAGATGGAAGAAATCCGTCGAATGGACTTAAAAATTGCTCAACTTGTAAAAAAAGGAAAGGTTCCTGGAATGACTCACTTCTCAGTAGGTGAGGAAGCAGCCAATGTTGGTGCTATGCTGGCTTTGAACAAGGATGATTTGTTGACTTCTAATCACCGGGGACACGGTCAAGCTATCGCAAAAGGAATCAACCTCAACGAAATGATGGCGGAAATCCTAGGGAAATACACCGGTACCTGTAAAGGAAAAGGCGGCTCTATGCACATTGCTGACCTAGATGCCGGAAACCTTGGTGCTAATGGTATCGTAGGTGGCGGCATGGGAATTGCTGTTGGAGCAGCTCTGACCCAGCAAATGCAGAAGACTGGCAAGATTGTTGTCTGCTTCTTCGGTGACGGTGCTACCAACGAAGGTGTCTTCCACGAAGCAGTCAACATGGCTTCTATCTGGAATCTGCCCGTTATTTTCTATTGTATCAATAATGGCTATGGTATTTCTGCTGACATCAAGAAAATGACCAATGTAGAGCACATCCACGAGCGCAGTGCAGCTTATGGTATTCCAGGTATGTTCATCGAAGATGGCAATAATGTTCTGGATGTCTATGAAGGTTTCCAAAAGGCTGTGGAGCATGTTCGCAGTGGTAAAGGACCTGTCTTAATTGAGAGCGTGACCTATCGTTGGTTGGGACACTCGTCTTCTGACCCAGGTAAATACCGTACTCGTGAAGAAGTGGAAGAATGGAAGAAGAAGGATCCAATCGAAAATCTTCGTAAATACTTGCTGGAAAACAAGATTGCAAGCGAGGAAGAGTTGGAAGTTATCCAAGCTGGAGTCAAAGAAACGGTAGAAGCGTCTGTAAAATTCGCAGAAGAAAGTCCGTTTCCGCCACTTGAATCTGCCTTTGAAGATATTTACGCAGACTAA
- a CDS encoding alpha-ketoacid dehydrogenase subunit beta: METKTMSFRDTIILAMSEEMRRDENVLLMGEDVGVFGGDFGTSVGMLEEFGPERVRDCPISEAAISGAAAGAAMTGLRPIVDMTFMDFSVIAMDAIVNQAAKTRYMFGGKGQVPMTVRCAAGNGVGSAAQHSQSLESWFTHIPGLKVVAPGTPADMKGLLKASIRDNNPVIILEYKSEFNQKGEVPLDPEYVIPLGVGEIKKEGTDVTVVTYGKMLRRVMQAAEELAEEGISVEVVDPRTLVPLDKDIIINSVKKTGKVVLVNDAHKTSGFIGEISAIISESEAFDYLDAPIRRCAGEDVPMPYAQNLENAMIPTVESIKDAIRKTYHKE, from the coding sequence ATGGAAACTAAAACTATGTCTTTTCGTGACACCATTATCCTCGCTATGTCTGAGGAAATGCGTCGCGATGAAAATGTACTCTTAATGGGAGAAGATGTCGGAGTCTTTGGTGGAGATTTCGGAACATCTGTTGGTATGCTGGAAGAGTTCGGTCCAGAGCGTGTACGTGACTGTCCGATTTCAGAAGCAGCTATTTCTGGAGCAGCAGCTGGAGCAGCTATGACAGGGCTGCGTCCAATCGTAGATATGACATTTATGGACTTCTCTGTAATCGCCATGGATGCTATTGTTAATCAAGCCGCTAAAACGCGCTATATGTTTGGCGGAAAAGGACAAGTGCCAATGACTGTCCGTTGTGCGGCAGGTAATGGAGTTGGCTCAGCGGCTCAGCACTCTCAGTCTTTGGAATCTTGGTTTACCCACATTCCAGGACTTAAGGTAGTCGCTCCAGGAACTCCGGCTGATATGAAGGGACTTCTCAAGGCTTCTATCCGAGATAACAACCCGGTTATTATCTTGGAATACAAGTCTGAATTTAACCAAAAAGGCGAGGTGCCACTAGATCCTGAGTATGTAATCCCACTCGGTGTAGGTGAAATCAAAAAAGAAGGTACCGATGTAACAGTTGTTACCTACGGAAAAATGCTTCGCCGTGTCATGCAGGCAGCTGAAGAATTAGCAGAAGAAGGTATCTCTGTAGAAGTGGTTGACCCACGTACATTGGTGCCGCTTGATAAGGATATTATCATCAATTCTGTTAAGAAGACCGGAAAGGTCGTTTTGGTTAATGATGCCCACAAAACTAGCGGTTTCATTGGTGAAATTTCAGCGATTATTTCTGAGTCTGAAGCATTTGACTATCTAGATGCTCCAATTCGCCGTTGTGCAGGTGAAGATGTGCCAATGCCTTATGCACAGAACTTGGAAAACGCGATGATTCCGACCGTTGAAAGCATCAAAGATGCTATTCGGAAGACATATCATAAAGAATAA
- a CDS encoding dihydrolipoamide acetyltransferase, translating into MADDKLRATPAARKLADDLGINLYDVSGSGANGRVHKEDVETYKDTNVVRISPLAKRIAQEHNIAWQEIQGTGHRGKIMKKDVLAFLPENVESDTIKSPAQIEKVEEVPDNVTPYGEIERIPMTPMRKVIAQRMVESYLTAPTFTLNYDVDMTEMLALRKKVLEPIMEATGKKVTVTDLLSLAVVKTLMKHPYLNSTLTEDGKTIITHNYVNLSMAVGMDNGLMTPVVYNAEKMSLSELVVAFKDVIGRTLEGKLAPSELQNSTFTISNLGMFGVQSFGPIINQPNSAILGVSSTVEKPVVVNGEIVIRPIMSLGLTIDHRVVDGMAGAKFMKDLKALIEDPISMLV; encoded by the coding sequence ATGGCTGATGACAAGCTAAGAGCGACTCCTGCAGCTAGAAAGTTAGCGGATGATTTGGGAATCAACCTCTATGATGTTTCTGGCTCAGGTGCAAATGGTCGTGTCCACAAAGAAGACGTGGAAACTTATAAAGATACAAATGTGGTGCGCATTTCACCACTGGCAAAACGAATTGCCCAAGAACACAATATTGCTTGGCAAGAGATTCAAGGAACTGGCCATCGTGGCAAGATTATGAAGAAAGATGTTCTTGCTTTCTTGCCTGAGAATGTTGAGAGCGATACAATCAAATCTCCTGCTCAAATTGAAAAAGTTGAAGAAGTGCCTGATAATGTCACTCCTTACGGTGAAATTGAGCGTATTCCAATGACGCCAATGCGGAAGGTTATCGCTCAGCGGATGGTAGAATCTTACCTGACGGCGCCAACATTCACACTTAACTATGATGTTGATATGACAGAAATGCTGGCCTTGCGTAAAAAAGTGCTGGAGCCAATCATGGAAGCAACTGGCAAGAAAGTAACTGTTACAGACCTGCTTTCGCTGGCTGTTGTGAAAACACTGATGAAGCATCCTTATCTCAACTCAACTTTGACAGAGGATGGCAAGACCATTATCACACACAACTATGTCAACCTTTCAATGGCAGTCGGTATGGATAACGGCCTGATGACACCAGTTGTCTACAATGCAGAAAAAATGAGCCTATCAGAGCTTGTGGTAGCCTTTAAAGATGTGATCGGACGTACTTTGGAAGGCAAGTTGGCTCCAAGCGAGCTGCAAAACTCAACCTTCACAATCAGTAACTTGGGTATGTTTGGCGTTCAGTCCTTTGGTCCAATCATCAACCAGCCAAACTCTGCTATCTTGGGTGTGAGCTCGACAGTAGAGAAACCTGTTGTTGTTAATGGCGAAATTGTTATTCGTCCAATTATGAGTCTGGGCTTGACCATCGACCACCGTGTAGTTGATGGAATGGCTGGAGCTAAGTTTATGAAGGATTTGAAGGCTTTGATTGAAGATCCAATTTCAATGTTGGTATAA